The Heliorestis convoluta genome includes the window TCTCATTTTCTGTAAGAAGCTTATGAATGAACATGGTAGGATGCCTTGTTAGGTCAATTTCGGTAGCTTCGACCAGTTGTTTTCCCTCATCAGAAAAAATAAGCCGCACAACAGGACGAGTCTGAAATAGTTTGTTCACATCAACAACGATGCCCACGGCACCCGTATTCAATTGAACGACCGACCCAATGGGGTAGATAGCGATGTTTTGGAGAAAGACTTGTGTTATTGAAGGATCGAGATGTTGTGATGTTGCGGCCATAAGGATCTCGTGGGCTTGATAGGGCAAAAATCCTTTGCGATAGACGCGGTCTGCTACAAGAGCGTCAAACATGTCTGCAACGGCTACAATACGAGCAAACTCATGAATGTCATTGCCATGAAGACCTCTCGGATAGCCCGTGCCATCAAAGCGTTCATGGTGTTGAAATGCTACATGGGCACTAAGGCTAGAAAAATCTTCTCTCTTTTTTCGAATTACGTCAAAGCCGTAGTAGCTATGCTTTTGGATTTCCTTGTATTCATCATCCGTCAATGAGCCAGGCTTGTTAAGAATTTCTATGGGAACAAACATTTTACCAATATCGTGAAGAAGAGCACCACAGGCTAAATCACGAAGTTTTAGCTCATTATAGCCTAACGCGAGCCCTGTTAAGGTTGCAAGAACGGCCACATTGACAGAATGCCCAAAGGTATAGTCATCATAAGCTCGTATATCGCTCATATGAATCAGAATATGCCGGTTCGCTATGATTTCATCAATAAGATGAGAGACTGCTTTTTTAATTTCTCGTCCATCGATGCCTTTTTCTCCTAGCAATTGAACTCGAAAAAAAGTATCGCGCACGGTCTTGATGGTAGCATTGCGAACTGATTCTCGTATAACTTGCGGAATTGGTAAGTCATCGGTCAATTGGTCTTTGATAAAAACAGCAGGGATACCCAGTTTTTTTAGTCGCTCGATAAACGAGGCAGATACGGTGATACCTGCACCTAATAAAATTTTTCCATCGGAGCTATATAAGGTACGAGCGAGTATCATACCTGGTGTTAATTGCTCCATTGATATTTTTCTCAAAACAAGGTGGCCTCCCTGTTTGCTTACTATCTTTGTCTTGTTCTATCTTTTTAAGGTGAAATCCTGCTTTCGTTGGCAGAGGGAAATAATTGGACCTAAAAGCTTTTGCGTGACTTTTTCGAAAAAAAGGGATAAAATGATTTTTGTAGAATCGTTACTTAAGCCCCCCTGTTAGACAAGAAGCTGGTATTTGGGCCATGGGGCTCCATGGACAGTACAGAAATGGAACAGGACATAAACACTGGATATTTTTCAGTCATAATGACCGCTAGGGGAGCCCGGTTTTTGCTCGGGCTGAGAGGGAGCAAGCAATGGATAGCTCCGACCCTTTGGACCTGATCTGGCGTAATACCAGCGGAGGAAAGCGGATAGATTAAGAATCTATTTTCTTTATCCCTCCTCTTATTTTTACCGAGGAGGGATTGTTTGTGTCTGCAAGGGGTAATAAAGCAGGAGGATGAACAATGACTACGATGCAGCGGGGCACACAAATGATGCGAGCACTGCAAGGCGAAGTTACGCCTGAAATGGTGCAAGTGGCCAAAGAAGAAGGTTGGCAAGCGGAAGAGTTAAGAGCCGAGATTGCCGCTGGCCGAGTTGTAATTCCAGCGAACAATCAGCGTCCTAGAGAAAAGTATTGCGGTGTCGGTCGTGG containing:
- a CDS encoding HD-GYP domain-containing protein codes for the protein MRKISMEQLTPGMILARTLYSSDGKILLGAGITVSASFIERLKKLGIPAVFIKDQLTDDLPIPQVIRESVRNATIKTVRDTFFRVQLLGEKGIDGREIKKAVSHLIDEIIANRHILIHMSDIRAYDDYTFGHSVNVAVLATLTGLALGYNELKLRDLACGALLHDIGKMFVPIEILNKPGSLTDDEYKEIQKHSYYGFDVIRKKREDFSSLSAHVAFQHHERFDGTGYPRGLHGNDIHEFARIVAVADMFDALVADRVYRKGFLPYQAHEILMAATSQHLDPSITQVFLQNIAIYPIGSVVQLNTGAVGIVVDVNKLFQTRPVVRLIFSDEGKQLVEATEIDLTRHPTMFIHKLLTENETNLLLSCPKEEQSL